A single region of the Gossypium arboreum isolate Shixiya-1 chromosome 12, ASM2569848v2, whole genome shotgun sequence genome encodes:
- the LOC108460938 gene encoding uncharacterized protein LOC108460938: MRVRNKYRKSTAFPCNVGSRCSISIVVWSLVGFLLMLQIYSLISHRNTVSGDVKLHMSRHPLVRELEQVEEENIQIPPPKGKRSPRAAKRRPKRTTTLVDEFLDENSQIRHVFFPDMKTAIDPLKDAGNDSFYYYPARIWLDTEGNPIQAHGGGMIYDERSSTYYWYGEYKDGPTYHAHKKGAARVDIIGVGCYSSKDLWTWKNEGIVLTAEELNETHDLHKSNVLERPKVIYNENTGKYVMWMHIDDANYTKAAVGIAVSDYPTGPFDYLGSQRPHGYESRDMTVFKDDDGVAYLIYSSEENSELHIGPLTKDYLDVKPDMRRILVGQHREAPALFKYRGTYYMITSGCTGWAPNEALAHAADSIMGPWETMGNPCIGGNKMFRLATFFAQSTFVIPLPGIPGSYIFMADRWNPADLSDSRYVWLPLIVGGPADRPFEFNFGFPLWPRVSIYWHRKWRLPSSWRVTK, from the exons ATGCGGGTGAGGAACAAATACAGGAAATCAACAGCTTTCCCTTGCAATGTAGGGAGCAGATGTTCAATTTCTATCGTTGTGTGGAGCTTGGTGGGATTTCTTCTTATGCTTCAAATCTACTCTCTTATTAGCCACAGAAATACTGTCAGCGGAGATGTCAAATTGCATATGAGTCGTCATCCACTAGTCCGGGAACTTGAGCAAGTGGAGGAGGAGAATATTCAAATCCCCCCTCCTAAGGGAAAACGGTCCCCACGTGCTGCAAAACGGAGACCCAAGCGAACTACCACTCTGGTTGATGAATTTCTTGATGAGAATTCCCAGATTCGGCATGTATTCTTTCCAGATATGAAAACTGCTATAGATCCACTGAAGGATGCAGGAAATGATAGCTTCTACTATTATCCAGCGAGAATATGGTTGGATACGGAAGGAAATCCTATTCAAGCTCATGGAGGTGGCATGATATATGATGAAAGATCCAGTACATACTATTGGTATGGAGAGTATAAAGATGGACCCACCTACCATGCTCATAAAAAGGGTGCAGCACGA GTTGACATCATAGGAGTTGGTTGCTATTCTTCCAAGGATTTGTGGACATGGAAAAATGAGGGCATCGTGTTGACTGCAGAAGAGTTGAATGAAACCCATGATTTACACAAATCAAATGTGTTGGAGCGGCCAAAAGTTATCTACAATGAGAACACAGGAAAATACGTAATGTGGATGCATATTGATGACGCCAACTATACTAAAGCTGCTGTTGGTATTGCTGTTAGTGATTACCCAACAGGTCCTTTTGATTATCTCGGTAGCCAAAGACCCCATGGATACGAGAGCAGGGACATGACTGTCTTCAAAGATGATGATGGTGTAGCATATCTAATATATTCATCCGAAGAAAATAGTGAACTTCACATTGGACCACTAACCAAGGATTATCTAGATGTCAAGCCTGATATGCGAAGGATTCTTGTCGGGCAGCACAGAGAAGCCCCTGCTCTGTTTAAGTACAGGGGGACTTATTACATGATCACCTCTGGTTGCACTGGATGGGCACCAAATGAAGCACTTGCTCATGCAGCTGACTCAATCATGGGACCATGGGAGACGATGGGAAACCCCTGCATCGGAGGGAACAAAATGTTTCGACTTGCAACATTTTTCGCGCAGAGTACATTTGTGATCCCTTTGCCTGGGATTCCAGGTTCGTATATTTTCATGGCAGACCGGTGGAATCCAGCTGACTTAAGTGACTCGAGATATGTATGGTTACCTTTAATAGTTGGAGGCCCTGCTGATCGGCCTTTTGAGTTCAATTTCGGATTTCCACTATGGCCGAGGGTTTCCATATATTGGCATCGGAAGTGGAGACTTCCCTCAAGTTGGAGAGTGACAAAATGA